The genome window GGGAATGGAGACGTTGGAGGTATCGCCCCTCGCAAACATCTGGATCAAGGGACCCCCCTTTGTGTTATCGCCCACAATGAGGGCCATGGCACCACGTCGCTGCGCCCACTTGACCTTTTCCAAGAAACCGCAGCCGCCGCGACTGAGCAGCACGATCTTCCCGGCGATCTCCGCAGCCTCTTGTATCGATTGGATATCGGCATGGGTCGACTCGGTGGACAGGGCGCTATCGTGGTTGGGCTGGGGCTTCCGGGCGAGGCCTTGGTGGAGGTAGTCGTCGGTACCGTCGTCGGCTGGGCGAATCTTGGACCTGAGGCGGGTGACGGGGACACCCACGGCGTCGGGCACAGCGTCCTTGTCGGTCTTGTCGCGCTTGTGGTGACCAGGCTTgccggcagcagcagcagccttgTTGGAGGACTTGGACATGCCCTTGGTGGCAGTCTTGAGGACGGCGTTGGCCTTGCCATCGTCCCAACCGGGGATGTCACTGCATCCCAACTcaccctcgccctcgccctccTGGAGATTATCGTCGGCGAAACCACTGCCGATCCATAGCTGACCGCTCAAGCCTTTATTGGGCAGGTTGGGGCCAAATGCAGCAGGGCGAGCGACAAAGGAAGTGCTGTTGTCATCGGTCAAACTGATGGCGGCATTCGGCTGGAAAATAGAAAAGGGCGCTGTGAAGGAGAAGAAACTCGTGAATCGTGATCGCGGTACGGCGACTGGGGCGGCGATGACgggagaggaggaggcggaggaaGAACGAGCCAGTGAGGAAATGGACCggcagaagaggaagagcgaAGCGGCGAAGAAGAGAACGAGAATGGCTATTCTAGGAGTACGCATGGTTGGATATCGTATCGGGTCGTTACTGAGTGaaagggaaaaaagaaaGGGTCCAGAGGTCGAGGCTCTGCGTCGTGTGTATGGTATCTAGAAGTGGCGGAGGGTTCGGCGCACGGCGCGGCAGCCGAGGGGGTAATCGAGTCTGGCGATAGTGGCGCCAGAAAGAGTTGTCGACGTTGGATAGGGTGAAGAGGTATCGACCGGCAGCCGGCAGTGGCTCAGCGGCAAACTGCACAGGGGACCAGCATGCGCAAAGTCATTCGGTGACAGAAGGCAAGGAGAGGTCGTCTGTCTGGCTGCTATCGGTGGAAATGTCAAAATGTATGACGAGGCTGAAGTTGAGGTAGAGGAAAGTAGTGGCGAGGAGGGGAGGTGGATGGCACGACAGTTGGTAGGTATCCGTAGGGTCCGTAGGGCCTTTAGTTGGAGGGGTGAAGGGGTTGGACAGCAGCCTTTCCCACACAAGGACGCACTCTCCGGGTCTCTCTTTGGTGTGCCGGCGGGAAGCGTCGGGTCAAGAGACGAGAGAAATGGGACTGGTATTTCGGTGGTCGGGAAGCAACAGGAGAAAGAAAGTTGAATGACGAGGTGCCGATCAGGTTATTCAGGTTCGGGACCGcagcaaggtaaggtaaccTGATGTAGAGTGGGAGAAGTCAATTTGAGTGTGGGCGGCACGGCGGGTTGGGTGTGCACGCAGCGCAGAGCAGAGCAGCAGACGCCATGCAGAGACACCGTCGgatgaggtaaggtaaggtaaggtagagtAAGTAAGTAGAGGTGTGGGATGGAACGACTAGAGCAATGGAAGAGAAAAGGACGGATAGACACCTCAAAGGTTTGTGGTTTGTGACTTGTGACTtgaggagagagagaaacaATGGAGATGGAAGACTGAACCAAAGTGACACACCAGGAGGGTCTGTCCCGTCCGCATTTGGTGGCGGGGCGCGGCGTTGCTGTTTAGGTGCCGGGGCCTCCCGTCTGTCTGTCGCTCACTCACTCCTGCTCTCGTGCAATTATCAATGACACACCTCACTCACTACACTAGAACTCACTATACCTCACTTACTCTGCGATGAGAAGGTACTTACCTCAGCCGAGTGTCGTTTGGCAACAACTGCACATGAAAGCGTGACCGCCAGCAGGAGTGGTGGTCCCAAAATGGACTCATCCATGCACCATGGGCTCATGGAAATGGAGTCGTCGAGTCGGGGGGTTTGGGGGCCCCTGTCTGGCTGAGAGGTGAAATTCGGACGTATGGCGCATCGGGGCACACCTCACGCGCGTGCACTTTTCAGTTTGATGGCGTGGGCACGCGGGACTGGTCTGGTCATGAGCCACACATGTAATTCACCTCACAATTGACTTTTACTTTCACTTTCACTTTCACTCtcgctctcactctcactctcactctcactctcactctcactctcactctccctctccctctcAACAAGGTAGCAGCAATATCACTCACTAAGATCATCAAGTGAGTGGACAATCTGCTCACTCATCTTTTCTAATCAGTCATGGAAAAAAGACCATAAATCATCTACATCGCCATCTACATGCCTCAAGCGTACCCGTATTAATCACCTTTTCTTTCTTCAGGTGATAGTCCATGGTCCACCGCGATCCACGGCTGTCAAAAATACACCCCATCCCAGCCACGCTCGCCCGCAGGGTGTGGCAGGGCCGCAGGGTATGGGTCGCAGGGTCGACCGGCTTTGGCGGCACACGCACAAAGTCTCACTCAAGCTTGGTATCTTGGTATCCAACCATCGACCTATCGAGGGGTCCTGGGCCCGGCCCCAGAGGGAGCCAGAGGAAGCCAGAGAGAGGGTTAGTTTGTCCTGGATGCTGCTTGTCGTCGCGTGCTCGTCGCTGCTGCACCATTGCTTCAGTAAACTCAACTTTCACGTTCCACCGTCTCAACTTTCTCCCCTATTCTCCACATCCGATGCTTCAGGACGGACAGGCGACTCTCGCAGGAAAGCACATGAGAGGTAGACCTTGACGCCCAGCCGCGCATGGCGAGATTGAACCACAATCAAAGGAGCTCTAACAATTCGCGATCGTCTCGCAAGCGCCAGAGCCGACTGAGGCCTCTCAGCGTTCAATTCCTTAAGCTGCCCCTACCCCTTTCCCGTTAAGTTTCCATAAGCGTCCAAACACCAACTGGAGCTCAACTTACACTCTCGCGTCGAATACGACAACCCGGGAAATGAGGGTGACGAGTTACCCGTATTCCCGTATGGCCCGCACATCGTACTCAAGGCAGCAGAGTCCAGAGGTCGCTTCGCTCGCCTCTTACACCGTTCCCGAGGGACGAGTGAACGACACCCTAGAAACCAGGCGCAGCAGCTTAGGTCTAAACGCGCGGTATCCCGTACAGGCCCTGCAAATACCGTTACCAAAACACGCACGCAAACAAAGAATCTCTCCATCAAGTCGGGGTTGCCAATGACTTCACAGGCCACTACGCACCAagaaggtacggagtacactgACTGACCCGAATCCCCTCGTGACTAAACACCCAACTGAGACGAGGGGAAGCATCTAAACAGTAAACTGCAAAAAGGGGTGTGTGCGTTTGCAGCAGTCCCTTGCTTTTTCTGGATGCCAGAAACGCCCAGACTCGTCACGGCCTAGCGGTCCTGAAAGAAACCTAACCCAAATCTCAAAAGTCAAGACAGCGGCGGGGGGCCGACTCGGCGAGGTCATGATCGAGAAGTTGCAAGTGACTTACTTACTGCCGGAGATATCTCATACTGGTCAAGAGAGACAAGCAACAAAGGCAGAAGCGCTTCTTCTCATGCCCGAACGAGGAAACTCGACCTAATCCGGGCTTTGGGAAGTGAGAGAAAAGTAGACACAGACGTGAGTTGATGAGGTAGTCATCATCAACAGCCTCCCGCCGAGTCCAAAGTGCTTGCATGAGCTATCCGTACCTCGTCCCACATATCCCCATCCGCCCTGCAAAGTCGAGCATGTCACCTTGCGGATACAGATCCTCTGCCCAAATTCCCAACCCTCACGTGAGCTTACCCAGCATCGTGAACCTCTTCCACCTAATCTCCATCCAGTCCTCACCCACAACGAACCGTGCGTCGTCCGTTGAGTTGATACCGCACGCGAAtaaccttaccttactttaGTCTACGCGTCTACCTGCCGTGCTACCTAAAGCTCTAAAGGTATCTGGGCCTCCAAGGTAGGTAGAGTAGCAGGCGAACAGACAATCACAGTGCGTCAAGGCGTCTCACCTCGCCAACCCTCCCAGTGTTTATCCCGTTTTCAGTGACACGCAGGGTATTCCGCTCGATACCCTGAGTTCGAACCTCGAACCGccgagggggggggggtggcacAGGGGAAAACTCAATTCAACCCCGGGCTCCTCTAAATCCTACCAGCCAACCTCACCGTGAAGGATTGAAGTGAGGCTTGAGGGCCAGGCTTGAGCCCTCGACCCAACCCAACCAAACAAAACAAAACAAACCATGCTCCCAACGTCGTATCGTCCAACCCCTTCACCAGACTTAGAAACGCGTTACAGATTCAAGCACCCATGCATCTCATCCCTCTCCATGTATGtacggtacggagtactgtaCGGAGTGCGCACACTCTCCAATGCTCCATCTCACCCTCACTCGAAACCAACAGCGGTCCACCAGCTCCATGACGTCCGACACATCACCCACCGTCCGCCTTCCGCCCCCCCGGAACATGCCCCCGGGGCTCCATTCCCGCCGTCCTCAATGCCAACCCTCACCCGGCGACGAACACCCCGTGGCAGTGCCGTCCCGGCTGTGGCGCAGAACCTTTATTCAACTTTTCCCCATCCCACATTCCATTCCTCCTTCCACGCCGCTTTCATCCACTCAGGAAATTCGGCATCCTTTCATTCCCCTGGTATCCGCAttcctctccctctctctcgtACCTGAATCTTCACGCGAGCGGAAACGCCACCGCCGTCATCTGTTCCTCTCACCATCACAATCCCTTCTCTCATTCCCATACGACAAAGAAGACCCTGGTATCCGTATTCCGGATATGATGCATCCCACCTTTCTAACCCCTTCACCCCTCTTCGCCGAATCAAGTTAGTCTCCACTGACAAAATGGACCCCCTTGTCGCCATGGATGATGGGGGTTCTCTTTCCTGAGCTTTTGTTTCACAGCCTTTCTTGGGCAGAGGCGTAATCAAGAACGTTCCTACCCTGCTTCCCTGGTAAAGGGGAGAGTGAAACGCCGTCTGCGAACATCTCACCCGCCCCGCCGCTACAACCTCATGCATCGAGTCGATGAGCAAGAGTGACATTTCCCCCTTCTACCCCGTAACGTGTGGCTTCCATTGAGAAAATCCCTTCTCGTCCGTACGGCAATTGAGGCTTGGACAACGTAGGAGATATGCCTGTGAGGTCTTCACATCGAGTGTCGAAGCAAACGTCATCCCTAAGAGCCAGTGTCGTGGCTTTTACGGCCTTCTGCCTCTGCAGGTGAGGCTGAGACTGGGAAGCAATGACGAATCTTATCTAGCATGATGTCCACCTATCCCCAACCCCTCAATTACCTCATCCACGATCCCTGAGTTTGATGATGCTTTCACTCGCAGATGGTCCAGATGAGGGCGTCAATTCTAGCCTCAGCCCATCTTGTGATGTATGTCTCTCAATGTGCTTTTTTTTCAATCGAATGTTGGGATATCCAAAACGATGCCGATTATTTCTACATTTTTCTCAGTAAAAATGAGCTTGTACACGGCATCCTGAACTCCCTCCGACGGCCACTCGCATGTAATTACTCCTCAAGTCACACCGCGCTCCTAAAACGAGACATCCACTTAAAATTCATCATCGATCATCAACGTACCAAAACTCCATCCAACTAATGCAAATGCTTCAAACGATACCCTGGGATGCATTTCAACAATGCAGACGCCTCCTGGCCATGACCCAAAGCCTGCTTCCTAAACGACGAACGCAATGCAACAAGAAAGCCAGGTCCACCGCCTCGCGCGTCAAAGACTCAATTGAACTCGGAAAACAACCCGCTCAACCCATCCTCCTTGCCGCGATCCCACTCGCGCTTCTCCCCGGCCTTGGCCCACCGCACATCCCGCTCGTCCTTCTGCTCGTCAGCCGCACCGCCCTCCCTCCACTTCTTCAGCATCACATCGGTGTACCCGGCCGCCCGCATCCGCTCCTCCTGGTTCTGCCGCCACTTCTGCCTGTCCCTGAACGCCTCCACGGCGTCATCCCAGTTCTCTCCCGGATGTTTGTCGTCGTCGGCCATCTCCACATCAATTTTGGGGTTGTAGTCTGCTTCAAAGCGCTTGTCGATACCCGAGGCCCCCATGGCGGTGCCCCGGCCGCGCGAACGGACTTGCTGCGGTGGTTCCGGCCCAATGAATTCGTCCAACGGATCCGAGTCTGACGTTGTCGTCTGGGGCTCCTGCTCGTGCACTCGCCCTCCGTCGCGGCGACGGCTGCTGCCCTTGATCGAGAATCCTGACTGTGGCCTCTCCCGGCTCCGGTCTCTGCGTGACCGGTGACTCTTCGACATTAGATCCTGTCCTTCTTCGTCTCGCCTCCTCTCCCTATCATTTCGCCGGGACTTTGACGCAGTCTCCCTATCCTCGATTGGCGACCGATGGCGGTGCCTCCTGTGCTTTTCGTCTGGTGAGCGTGACCTCCGCCGATCGCTCTTGTGTCGTCGACGGTCGTCCCGCTCCGAATCCGATCCGTCCCTTCTACTCCGGCGGTGTTTCCTACCGCTCTCGCGTTCTGGAGATTCGCTCCTGCGTTCTTTGTGATGTGCCCTCCGCGGCGGCGAGCCTTCCTTTCTGTGCGACTTCTCTTTCGACGTTCCCGATCGACTGAGCCTGGTTGTGTCCTTGCGGTCACCTAAGATGGATAGGATATCTCCCATCTGTCTCTTTCGAATATCCTGTGGGCCTGCCTTTCTccgcttctccttctcctcggcATGTTCCAGATCCTTCAAGCGCGCGCGAGACTCTGCGGCCTCTTTGGCTAGGAGATTCTTGTTGTGCGTATTCGTATCCTTGATGATGTGGCGCAGGAAACGAGTGTTTGGTTTAGGCATATTTGCCGGTCTAAAGGGAGGATCCAATTAGATGGTGACGTGAGGGACCCGGGAGAGTCGTGGGACGTACTTCTTGTCTGCCCTGCCCGTGACTGCCTCTTTGGCGAGCAAATCGGCGACGTAGTCGTCCGTGATCATGTCGTGGCTTGACATTGTGAGGCCTTGGTACCCAAATCGTAGATCCAAAAGGTGATGAGATGACCACGCGCCTTCCGATCACTTTTGATCAGGCTGATGGCTGCGGCATCCGGCAGCTAGCTGGGGTATGTGCCTCTTTTTGTCATGAATAGAACAGAAGCGCAGGGGTTCTAGAAGTGCCGGTCTCGGATCGATGAAAGAATTCGAAAGTAATAGCGACAGGGCTTTCCAACGAGGCTGTTGAATGAAGCGATGGAGAGGGGCAGCGGGGGTTCGCTTAGTTGAGAGGTGTCGTTGTCGCAAACTGCGGCGTTTGGAGGATTGATCGACGACTGCAGCAAAGGCCGCCAGAGTCACATCGACAAGGGACTTGGCGCGCAGTGGGATGAGCCTGCGCCATGCCTGCCGTTTCCCGCACGGCTAAGTACCTTATCAGCAGATAACGACATGTCGATGATAGCGATAAGATAAAGATGGCACCTTACCCAATCTAGACCCAAGTAAACAAACGTCACAAAGGTGAAGCGCCCACCTTACGTTAAGTTACCTTAATGACAGACCTCGGGCGCTTGAGGACAAAGAATTATCAACCGCGACAGGACCTCCCCCGCCGACATCATCTCCGACGCGCCAACGACGAAACTTGAATCGACAGCGCACCTACTGGGGCCAAGATATACGACAACAACACAGCTAATCGGGATTCCAAAAAATGGACGCGGGAAAGGCGGCCCAAGTGCTGCGCAAAATCGAAGACCTTAATGAGAACCATGAAATCTCAATCATCAGACTCAGCGAACCCATCTCCAGCGCCGTCGCGCAAGAATCACGGCAACGGACGTCAGACGCATCCAACGCATCCCAAGATGCCGCGACACCAGCCAGCCTAGAGGCCGACCTCGAACACTACAAGGAGCTCTTCGCCAAGCTGCGGTTCTCCTACGTAGAGCAAGTCACTAAAGAAAAGTTCATACGCGCCATCGTTGGCGATCCGCCTGTCATCGTCACGCCGCAGGAGAATCTGGAGCTGGAAAAGGCGAACCTCGAAGCCAAGGCGCAACTCAAGGCGCTCAAGGTGGAGGTCGCAGACATGGTGACGGAGTTGGAGAGGAAGGGCAAGGAGCTGGCGAAGCGGTACGAGAACGTGTCGCTGGACACGACGAAGCTGAGGGAGCTGCCCGACAAAATTGCCGAATTGGAGGAGCAAGTGGCAGAGCTCAAAGAGTCGCAAGCACCGGGACAGAGCCCGATGATGAACCTGCCTCTCGCGAGGACCCTCGAACTGGTGGACGAGAAGAAgaggcagcagcagcagttgGATCGCGAGCTGGAGCAGTTGCAGGCCAAGGTGCCGCGCAAGAGAAAGGAGTTGGAAAGGCTGCAGGCTGAGTTGATGCCCTTGGAGGCCAAGAGGCAGAACAGCACGGCAGCTGCCAAGGAGGCGCGAAGGCGGAAAGATAGAGCCGGTGGTGATGCAGACGACCTCGAGGAGCGGGGCCGCTGGTTGAGAGCCAGCGAGGCGGGGCTCAAGCAGATGTTGGATATCCAGGGCTGAGAGGGGGTTGGTACAACGGGCGGATGGCAAGACGGTGGACGACGTGATGATTTTGTATACCCGCACACAGCAGGCCCGGTCATGGGTTAGGAAACGGCGTTCCCAGGCGTTTGGAGATGACATGAATTCACGGACTCGCTTCTACTGATACACGGTTGCTCGATTCAATGGCGCCAAGTAATGCCATCACTTAATGGTGAAACTCGGCTGCATCTCTTGCCTGCCTCTCATCCTCATCGCTTCCCTGAGTGCCATttgccgtattatatagtcgcTGACACACGACACGAGAAGCATCCGCTGCAGTCTCAAAAAGACGAAATAGCCTCAAATGGGGCTGTCCAGGGGTTTGTCACcagcaaaaaaaaaagatggaTTGGCGGCTGGATAACAAGACCCACCAATATTTGAAGACAGGGATGCTGCGGCGGTGCACAGGCAGGTCGAGTCCCCTGGCTGGCCGGGGAAGGTGTTGATTGGACGAAGATCGAACCCTCGGTCACGTGTAGTGCCATCCACGAATTTTCAGAGTGGCCGAATGGGTAGGCCCCACCAAGCCCAATCCTCTCGCTTAGGTCACGCACCACGAAATTTGACAATCGAGCGTCTTTCTCGATTGATTCCTCCGCGAACCAACTAACCGACCAGCAACCACCGAACACCATCGTCGACCACCGAATACCGCCAAGATGAGTACGTTTtagccgccgccgtcgtcgcCATCGTCTTCGCGACGAAAGGTTGACCATTTCACGCCGTTCCGATGGACTGACCGATGTTATTTTTTCTTGTATAGCGAAGGGTACCTCCTCGTTTGGTAAGAGACACAACAAGACGCACACCTTGTGCCGTCGTTGCGGTAAGTGGCATCTACATGGGAGAGAGTCGAGTTCTGGTTTACTAGGACGCGACCACTTGCCAAAATTCGAGATTCGATGCGGGTTCAAGAGACTGATCAATTTTCATGTGTTTTCAGGTCGCCGATCGCTTCACATCCAGAAGCACACCTGCTCTTCCTGCGGTTACCCCTCGGCCAAGACCCGCAAGTGTACGTTTTATCCTCCCGAACGACGAACCCAATCCGAGTCCCCAGCCATAATCAACATACCAATCCCCTGAGATGATCTCAATTTCACGCCACATCTTCTACGTCAACCCAAACCCAGCAACCACACAAGAACCATGAACCGGGAAAGATGAAGACGAGTTACTGACGTAGGATGCGATTTACAGACAACTGGTCCGAGAAGGCCAAGCGGAGAAAGACCGTCGGCACCGGCCGCATGCGCTACATGAAGGACGTCTCCCGCCGCTTCAAGAACGGCTTCCAGTCCGGTGTCCCCAAGGGTTCCGCCGGCCCCACCGCGCAGGAGTCGTGAGCGATGATTGGAATGTGATTCGGGTCGACATGGGGAGGTATCTGTGCAATCGAGGGCATTCGGGCGATGGGGGAATGAAAAATTGAGATCGAGGCGGGGGGCCAGGGAAGGCGTGGCAACGCCGCCGGAGTCTTGTCTACTCGGGAAACGATATCACGAAAAGAAAACAAGGGAAAAATCAGCTCCTTTCTTTCTTCTGCTTTTCTTCCCTCCCCCTCTGTCTCTCTCACCCCTcccctcgttttttttactcGGAAGCAAAGCCAATATCAAAAAAAGAGTCGAAACAAAACCAAAGCATTTGGCCAAAAATCGAAACGGGTGTTTTTACGTCTTATGTTATCTCGCGCGCGGGCTCTTCAAGGGGATAAACTCACTTTTTTTTACACAAGGGAAAAACGGATCCTGAGGGAAAAGAGAAATGACTTTGCTTGTCTTGTTCACTCACTGATCCCATACGCAACTGGATAATGGTGAATGGCCGATTAATGGGGGATTTCAGGGATGAAAAACATCGTACTTTGACGTGACAGATTGGATATCCCCTCATCGTGAGATAATTGCTTGCGTTCGAGGGGTATATCATATCCCGATTCCAAACCCCTAGCAACCCCTTCAAGCCCTCTTCGAAGGATGAACAGCCTGACCGCAACACGATGGGTGGTGACATTCAACTTCAACCCTTCCTACACTCCATCACTGTCCCCTCCCAAACACCTTGACGCTCCCATCCCCACCAACAAAGTACAACAGTTCCGTCTCCTCGGCCGCCCTGTCCTCTTCGCCGCCCCCTCCAGCCGTGACCCTCAACACCCCGCTGACGTCGCTCGCGTTGCCCGTGTCAAGCAGCCTCAGACCAATCACCGTCTCTGCGGCATGCGCCAGCCCGAGAACGAGACTCGCGTGCTCCTTCTCCAGCGTCGTGGTCTGCGCCGCGATGAGAGGCTCGTCTGCGGCAACGGTGATGATGGAGGCGTGTACTTTCTGGATGATGTGTCAGTGAAGGACCCTTACTTGATTTGATAATGATAAAAAAAGGTGGGAAGGATATCTCATCGTTGATGCAAAATAACTTGCACACAAAAGTTGCAAACGATACCTTCAGGGAGAGAAGAAAACGAGCCAGAAACTAGGTTAGTAAGCGTACGTACTTCTTGCACACCAAGCAACATATCCCTCAACGCAAGACCCGTGAGGTCCTCGCCAGACGCAGCGAGCAAGAGGTCCGGCTGGTCCACAATCAGAACCGTCTTCGCATCCGCCGCGGACACATCGGCTACCGCGCCGTCGAGCTCGCGCTGGACATCAGCCAGCCTTGCCCCGC of Colletotrichum lupini chromosome 8, complete sequence contains these proteins:
- a CDS encoding pre-mRNA-splicing factor 38B; its protein translation is MSSHDMITDDYVADLLAKEAVTGRADKKPANMPKPNTRFLRHIIKDTNTHNKNLLAKEAAESRARLKDLEHAEEKEKRRKAGPQDIRKRQMGDILSILGDRKDTTRLSRSGTSKEKSHRKEGSPPRRAHHKERRSESPERESGRKHRRSRRDGSDSERDDRRRHKSDRRRSRSPDEKHRRHRHRSPIEDRETASKSRRNDRERRRDEEGQDLMSKSHRSRRDRSRERPQSGFSIKGSSRRRDGGRVHEQEPQTTTSDSDPLDEFIGPEPPQQVRSRGRGTAMGASGIDKRFEADYNPKIDVEMADDDKHPGENWDDAVEAFRDRQKWRQNQEERMRAAGYTDVMLKKWREGGAADEQKDERDVRWAKAGEKREWDRGKEDGLSGLFSEFN
- a CDS encoding 60S ribosomal protein L37; translation: MTKGTSSFGKRHNKTHTLCRRCGKWHLHGRESSSGLLGRDHLPKFEIRCGFKRLINFHVFSGRRSLHIQKHTCSSCGYPSAKTRKYNWSEKAKRRKTVGTGRMRYMKDVSRRFKNGFQSGVPKGSAGPTAQES